The following coding sequences are from one Panicum hallii strain FIL2 chromosome 5, PHallii_v3.1, whole genome shotgun sequence window:
- the LOC112892786 gene encoding E3 ubiquitin-protein ligase SINA-like 10: MEKLEQQSTVKKARLELPMDEVKQNGPECDAGHLACSNCHGRLPKDKCYACGHDGAYRRNTTLEDVVGWHRVLCPNGAYGCQAYVPYHECGDHQRECPCAPCGCSEPGCSFVGSPLMLRDHIRDAHGWPVDKIHYGNPQDLCLPESQRRRLLVAEEDGRVFLVVAVGAPG, from the exons ATGGAGAAACTCGAGCAGCAGAGCACCGTCAAGAAGGCGAGGTTGGAGTTACCAATGGATGAAGTGAAGCAAAATGGGCCGGAA TGCGATGCCGGGCACTTGGCTTGCAGCAACTGCCATGGCCGGCTCCCAAAGGACAAGTGCTACGCGTGCGGTCATGACGGCGCCTACCGCCGCAACACCACTCTGGAAGACGTCGTCGGCTGGCACAGGGTCCTCTGCCCCAACGGCGCGTACGGCTGCCAGGCCTACGTCCCCTACCACGAGTGCGGCGACCACCAGCGCGAGTGCCCCTGCGCGCCGTGCGGCTGCTCGGAGCCGGGCTGCTCCTTCGTCGGCTCGCCGCTGATGCTCCGCGACCACATCAGGGACGCGCATGGGTGGCCCGTGGACAAGATCCACTACGGCAATCCCCAGGACCTCTGCCTGCCGGAGTCGCAGCGGCGCCGCCTGCTCGTCGCCGAGGAGGACGGGCGCGTGTTCCTCGTGGTCGCCGTGGGCGCGCCCGGCTAG